A single region of the Candidatus Thermoplasmatota archaeon genome encodes:
- a CDS encoding winged helix-turn-helix domain-containing protein, which translates to MNNIIEEFGLNAGKVWQVLNSQGALTQTKIMKTAKLKEDEFFAAVGWLARENKICREGPMYRLGQTNLTSKIGTNAGKVWNVLSKQKEADISAIAKLTKLQPKDAYSALGWLARENKIEVKNVKPIEHEFTICLK; encoded by the coding sequence ATGAACAACATAATAGAGGAATTTGGTCTAAACGCAGGAAAGGTTTGGCAAGTACTTAATTCACAGGGCGCTCTAACACAAACAAAGATAATGAAGACAGCAAAACTTAAGGAAGACGAGTTTTTTGCTGCAGTAGGCTGGCTTGCAAGAGAAAATAAAATCTGCAGAGAAGGCCCAATGTATAGACTCGGGCAAACGAACTTAACAAGTAAAATTGGTACAAACGCTGGTAAAGTGTGGAATGTACTTTCCAAACAAAAAGAGGCAGATATATCTGCTATCGCTAAATTAACCAAACTCCAACCTAAAGATGCTTATTCTGCGCTTGGATGGTTAGCTAGAGAAAATAAAATAGAAGTAAAGAATGTAAAACCAATCGAACATGAGTTTACCATTTGTTTAAAATAA